In the Nothobranchius furzeri strain GRZ-AD chromosome 15, NfurGRZ-RIMD1, whole genome shotgun sequence genome, one interval contains:
- the rcc2 gene encoding protein RCC2 homolog isoform X3 → MGEMWFLPEPQSSFVLFSMTPGVFGWNVSERSAAFRNLGQNLWGPHRYGCLNDIQVSCVVSGPCAAHSLLMTTEGRLWSWGRNDKGQLGHGDTKRLEAPKVIEGLADQVIVSAACGRNHTLALTDDGTVFSFGENKLGQLGQGSQTDAVLSPAPISYNGQPLVKLACGAEFSMVVDCKGNLYSFGCPEYGQLGHNSDGKFIARAQRIEFDCELIPRRVAIFIEKSKDGQVMPVPNVVVRDVSCGSNHTLVLDSQKRVFSWGFGGYGRLGHTEQKDEMVPRLVKLFDFPGRGAAQIYAGYQCSFAINEMGVLFFWGVTNTSRDSTMYPKAVQDLCGWKVRSLACGKSSIIIAADESTISWGPAPTFGELGYGDSKPKSSTTAQEVKTLDGIYVEQVVMGYAHSLVIARQDAQQEQEKLKKLPEYNPRTI, encoded by the exons ATGGGTGAGATGTGGTTCCTACCAGAACCCCAGTCATCCTTTGTGCTGTTCAGCATGACTCCTGGAGTTTTTGGGTGGAACGTTTCCGAGCGTTCAG ctgcttTCCGTAACCTGGGTCAGAACCTGTGGGGTCCGCACCGTTACGGCTGTCTGAACGACATCCAGGTGAGCTGTGTGGTGTCGGGTCCGTGCGCTGCACACAGTCTCCTCATGACCACCGAGGGCCGGCTGTGGAGCTGGG GTCGGAATGACAAAGGTCAGCTGGGTCACGGAGACACCAAACGTCTGGAGGCTCCGAAGGTCATCGAGGGCCTGGCAGATCAGGTGATTGTTTCTGCCGCCTGCGGACGCAATCACACGCTGGCACTCACAG ACGACGGTACCGTTTTCTCCTTTGGGGAGAACAAACTGGGTCAGCTCGGCCAGGGCAGCCAGACCGATGCTGTCCTCAGCCCGGCACCG ATTTCCTACAACGGCCAGCCCCTGGTGAAGCTAGCCTGCGGCGCCGAGTTCAGCATGGTGGTGGACTGTAAAGGAAACCTGTACTCCTTCGGCTGCCCGGAGTACGGACAGCTAG GTCACAACAGCGACGGGAAGTTCATCGCCCGCGCTCAGCGCATCGAGTTCGACTGTGAGCTCATCCCACGGCGCGTTGCCATCTTTATTGAGAAGTCCAAGGACGGGCAGGTCATGCCGGTGCCCAATGTGGTGGTCAGAGACGTGTCCTGTGGATCCAACCACACG CTGGTGTTGGACTCCCAGAAACGAGTCTTCAGCTGGGGCTTCGGCGGTTACGGCCGCCTGGGTCACACAGAGCAGAAAGATGAGATGGTTCCTCGGCTCGTCAAGCTGTTCGACTTTCCCGGCCGCGGCGCCGCTCAGATCTATGCCGGGTACCAGTGTTCCTTCGCCATCAACGAGATGG GGGTGCTGTTTTTCTGGGGGGTGACCAACACGTCCAGAGATTCCACCATGTATCCCAAAGCTGTGCAGGACCTGTGTGGCTGGAAGGTCCGTAGTTTGGCCTGTGG GAAAAGCAGCATCATCATCGCAGCTGACGAGAGCACCATCAGCTGGGGGCCGGCGCCCACGTTCGGAGAGCTG GGATACGGAGACAGCAAACCCAAATCCTCCACTACGGCTCAGGAGGTTAAAACTCTGGATGGGATCTACGTGGAGCAG GTGGTGATGGGATACGCCCACTCGCTGGTCATCGCCCGGCAGGACGCCCAGCAGGAACAAGAGAAGCTGAAGAAGCTTCCGGAGTACAACCCCCGAACAATCTGA
- the LOC107391378 gene encoding large ribosomal subunit protein eL22 isoform X1 — MAPIKKQNTGKGGKKKKQVLKFTLDCTHPVEDGIMDAANFEQFLQERIKVNGKAGNLGGGVVSIERSKSKITVSSEVPFSKRYLKYLTKKYLKKNNLRDWLRVVANTKESYELRYFQINQDEEEEEDED; from the exons ATGGCGCCGATT aagaagcagaacaCCGGTAAAGgtgggaagaagaagaagcaggtgCTGAAGTTCACCCTGGACTGCACACATCCGGTGGAAGATGGAATCATGGACGCCGCCAACTTT GAGCAGTTTCTGCAGGAGCGCATCAAAGTGAACGGGAAAGCCGGCAACCTGGGCGGGGGGGTGGTCTCCATCGAGAGGAGTAAAAGCAAGATCACGGTTTCCTCCGAGGTGCCGTTCTCCAAAAG ATACCTCAAGTACCTGACCAAAAAGTACCTGAAGAAGAACAACCTTCGTGATTGGCTGCGCGTGGTGGCAAACACCAAGGAGAGCTACGAGCTTCGCTACTTCCAGATCAATCAggacgaggaggaagaggaggacgaaGATTAG
- the LOC107391378 gene encoding large ribosomal subunit protein eL22 isoform X2, whose protein sequence is MAPIQKKQNTGKGGKKKKQVLKFTLDCTHPVEDGIMDAANFEQFLQERIKVNGKAGNLGGGVVSIERSKSKITVSSEVPFSKRYLKYLTKKYLKKNNLRDWLRVVANTKESYELRYFQINQDEEEEEDED, encoded by the exons ATGGCGCCGATT cagaagaagcagaacaCCGGTAAAGgtgggaagaagaagaagcaggtgCTGAAGTTCACCCTGGACTGCACACATCCGGTGGAAGATGGAATCATGGACGCCGCCAACTTT GAGCAGTTTCTGCAGGAGCGCATCAAAGTGAACGGGAAAGCCGGCAACCTGGGCGGGGGGGTGGTCTCCATCGAGAGGAGTAAAAGCAAGATCACGGTTTCCTCCGAGGTGCCGTTCTCCAAAAG ATACCTCAAGTACCTGACCAAAAAGTACCTGAAGAAGAACAACCTTCGTGATTGGCTGCGCGTGGTGGCAAACACCAAGGAGAGCTACGAGCTTCGCTACTTCCAGATCAATCAggacgaggaggaagaggaggacgaaGATTAG
- the rcc2 gene encoding protein RCC2 homolog isoform X1, which yields MPRKKVTDVSGNGGMKKKRATGKRKDRDFSSDDEFDFEQENNKKPGRPAAKSGLQPVTVADDVKEKIKLELPKVKGQLLIFGATNWDLIGRKEVPKQQAAFRNLGQNLWGPHRYGCLNDIQVSCVVSGPCAAHSLLMTTEGRLWSWGRNDKGQLGHGDTKRLEAPKVIEGLADQVIVSAACGRNHTLALTDDGTVFSFGENKLGQLGQGSQTDAVLSPAPISYNGQPLVKLACGAEFSMVVDCKGNLYSFGCPEYGQLGHNSDGKFIARAQRIEFDCELIPRRVAIFIEKSKDGQVMPVPNVVVRDVSCGSNHTLVLDSQKRVFSWGFGGYGRLGHTEQKDEMVPRLVKLFDFPGRGAAQIYAGYQCSFAINEMGVLFFWGVTNTSRDSTMYPKAVQDLCGWKVRSLACGKSSIIIAADESTISWGPAPTFGELGYGDSKPKSSTTAQEVKTLDGIYVEQVVMGYAHSLVIARQDAQQEQEKLKKLPEYNPRTI from the exons ATGCCACGTAAGAAGGTGACAGATGTCTCTGGGAATGGTGGGATGAAGAAGAAGAGGGCGACTGGGAAAAGGAAAGACAGAGACTTCAGCAGCGATGATGAGTTTGACTTTGAGCAGGAGAACAACAAGAAACCCGGCAGGCCTGCAGCCAAGTCCGGTCTGCAGCCCGTCACCGTGGCGGATGACGTCAAAGAGAAAATT AAACTGGAGTTACCAAAGGTGAAAGGTCAGCTGCTCATCTTTGGAGCTACTAACTGGGATTTGATTGGAAGAAAGGAGGTTCCCAAACAACAAG ctgcttTCCGTAACCTGGGTCAGAACCTGTGGGGTCCGCACCGTTACGGCTGTCTGAACGACATCCAGGTGAGCTGTGTGGTGTCGGGTCCGTGCGCTGCACACAGTCTCCTCATGACCACCGAGGGCCGGCTGTGGAGCTGGG GTCGGAATGACAAAGGTCAGCTGGGTCACGGAGACACCAAACGTCTGGAGGCTCCGAAGGTCATCGAGGGCCTGGCAGATCAGGTGATTGTTTCTGCCGCCTGCGGACGCAATCACACGCTGGCACTCACAG ACGACGGTACCGTTTTCTCCTTTGGGGAGAACAAACTGGGTCAGCTCGGCCAGGGCAGCCAGACCGATGCTGTCCTCAGCCCGGCACCG ATTTCCTACAACGGCCAGCCCCTGGTGAAGCTAGCCTGCGGCGCCGAGTTCAGCATGGTGGTGGACTGTAAAGGAAACCTGTACTCCTTCGGCTGCCCGGAGTACGGACAGCTAG GTCACAACAGCGACGGGAAGTTCATCGCCCGCGCTCAGCGCATCGAGTTCGACTGTGAGCTCATCCCACGGCGCGTTGCCATCTTTATTGAGAAGTCCAAGGACGGGCAGGTCATGCCGGTGCCCAATGTGGTGGTCAGAGACGTGTCCTGTGGATCCAACCACACG CTGGTGTTGGACTCCCAGAAACGAGTCTTCAGCTGGGGCTTCGGCGGTTACGGCCGCCTGGGTCACACAGAGCAGAAAGATGAGATGGTTCCTCGGCTCGTCAAGCTGTTCGACTTTCCCGGCCGCGGCGCCGCTCAGATCTATGCCGGGTACCAGTGTTCCTTCGCCATCAACGAGATGG GGGTGCTGTTTTTCTGGGGGGTGACCAACACGTCCAGAGATTCCACCATGTATCCCAAAGCTGTGCAGGACCTGTGTGGCTGGAAGGTCCGTAGTTTGGCCTGTGG GAAAAGCAGCATCATCATCGCAGCTGACGAGAGCACCATCAGCTGGGGGCCGGCGCCCACGTTCGGAGAGCTG GGATACGGAGACAGCAAACCCAAATCCTCCACTACGGCTCAGGAGGTTAAAACTCTGGATGGGATCTACGTGGAGCAG GTGGTGATGGGATACGCCCACTCGCTGGTCATCGCCCGGCAGGACGCCCAGCAGGAACAAGAGAAGCTGAAGAAGCTTCCGGAGTACAACCCCCGAACAATCTGA
- the rcc2 gene encoding protein RCC2 homolog isoform X2 — translation MPRKKVTDVSGNGGMKKKRATGKRKDRDFSSDDEFDFEQENNKKPGRPAAKSGLQPVTVADDVKEKIKLELPKVKGQLLIFGATNWDLIGRKEVPKQQAAFRNLGQNLWGPHRYGCLNDIQVSCVVSGPCAAHSLLMTTEGRLWSWGRNDKGQLGHGDTKRLEAPKVIEGLADQVIVSAACGRNHTLALTDDGTVFSFGENKLGQLGQGSQTDAVLSPAPISYNGQPLVKLACGAEFSMVVDCKGNLYSFGCPEYGQLGHNSDGKFIARAQRIEFDCELIPRRVAIFIEKSKDGQVMPVPNVVVRDVSCGSNHTLVLDSQKRVFSWGFGGYGRLGHTEQKDEMVPRLVKLFDFPGRGAAQIYAGYQCSFAINEMGVLFFWGVTNTSRDSTMYPKAVQDLCGWKVRSLACGDTETANPNPPLRLRRLKLWMGSTWSRW, via the exons ATGCCACGTAAGAAGGTGACAGATGTCTCTGGGAATGGTGGGATGAAGAAGAAGAGGGCGACTGGGAAAAGGAAAGACAGAGACTTCAGCAGCGATGATGAGTTTGACTTTGAGCAGGAGAACAACAAGAAACCCGGCAGGCCTGCAGCCAAGTCCGGTCTGCAGCCCGTCACCGTGGCGGATGACGTCAAAGAGAAAATT AAACTGGAGTTACCAAAGGTGAAAGGTCAGCTGCTCATCTTTGGAGCTACTAACTGGGATTTGATTGGAAGAAAGGAGGTTCCCAAACAACAAG ctgcttTCCGTAACCTGGGTCAGAACCTGTGGGGTCCGCACCGTTACGGCTGTCTGAACGACATCCAGGTGAGCTGTGTGGTGTCGGGTCCGTGCGCTGCACACAGTCTCCTCATGACCACCGAGGGCCGGCTGTGGAGCTGGG GTCGGAATGACAAAGGTCAGCTGGGTCACGGAGACACCAAACGTCTGGAGGCTCCGAAGGTCATCGAGGGCCTGGCAGATCAGGTGATTGTTTCTGCCGCCTGCGGACGCAATCACACGCTGGCACTCACAG ACGACGGTACCGTTTTCTCCTTTGGGGAGAACAAACTGGGTCAGCTCGGCCAGGGCAGCCAGACCGATGCTGTCCTCAGCCCGGCACCG ATTTCCTACAACGGCCAGCCCCTGGTGAAGCTAGCCTGCGGCGCCGAGTTCAGCATGGTGGTGGACTGTAAAGGAAACCTGTACTCCTTCGGCTGCCCGGAGTACGGACAGCTAG GTCACAACAGCGACGGGAAGTTCATCGCCCGCGCTCAGCGCATCGAGTTCGACTGTGAGCTCATCCCACGGCGCGTTGCCATCTTTATTGAGAAGTCCAAGGACGGGCAGGTCATGCCGGTGCCCAATGTGGTGGTCAGAGACGTGTCCTGTGGATCCAACCACACG CTGGTGTTGGACTCCCAGAAACGAGTCTTCAGCTGGGGCTTCGGCGGTTACGGCCGCCTGGGTCACACAGAGCAGAAAGATGAGATGGTTCCTCGGCTCGTCAAGCTGTTCGACTTTCCCGGCCGCGGCGCCGCTCAGATCTATGCCGGGTACCAGTGTTCCTTCGCCATCAACGAGATGG GGGTGCTGTTTTTCTGGGGGGTGACCAACACGTCCAGAGATTCCACCATGTATCCCAAAGCTGTGCAGGACCTGTGTGGCTGGAAGGTCCGTAGTTTGGCCTGTGG GGATACGGAGACAGCAAACCCAAATCCTCCACTACGGCTCAGGAGGTTAAAACTCTGGATGGGATCTACGTGGAGCAG GTGGTGA